The Pantoea nemavictus genome includes a region encoding these proteins:
- a CDS encoding ABC transporter permease produces MKLSKSHWRRLRSRTLQVAITLFGLLLLTFFIGRVMPLDPVLAIVGPDADHNTYQQVYHQLGFDKPLWVQFGIYLQGLLHGNLGLALLTGQPVIHDILRVFPATVELATLAIVIGTGLGVPLGVWAAARRNSLIDYLVRIISLAGYSTPIFWVGMVGLLLFYAHLGWVGGAGRVDFSLDGIVPRRTGFLLIDALLVGNFTVFSNALNHLILPASLLGFHSLAYISRMTRSFMLAQLSQEFILTARVKGLSEWQVIWQHAFRNILVQLLTVVALAYGSLLEGAVLIETVFSWPGFGSYLTGSLMLGDMNAVMGCVLVVGLIFVLLNLLSDLLYQVFDPRTKV; encoded by the coding sequence ATGAAGCTAAGCAAAAGTCACTGGCGTCGTCTGCGCAGCCGCACGTTGCAGGTGGCGATCACCCTGTTTGGCCTGCTGCTGCTGACCTTCTTTATTGGTCGCGTGATGCCGCTCGACCCGGTGCTGGCGATTGTCGGGCCGGATGCTGACCACAATACCTACCAGCAGGTTTATCATCAGCTGGGCTTTGATAAACCGCTGTGGGTGCAGTTCGGCATCTATCTGCAGGGCTTGCTGCACGGCAATCTCGGGCTGGCGCTGCTCACCGGACAACCGGTCATTCACGATATCCTGCGCGTCTTCCCGGCCACGGTGGAACTGGCGACGCTGGCGATTGTGATTGGCACCGGGCTCGGCGTTCCGCTCGGCGTGTGGGCCGCCGCCCGTCGCAACAGCCTGATTGATTATCTGGTGCGCATCATCAGTCTGGCGGGCTATTCCACCCCCATCTTCTGGGTCGGCATGGTCGGCCTGCTGCTGTTTTATGCCCATCTCGGCTGGGTGGGTGGCGCGGGTCGCGTTGACTTCAGCCTTGATGGCATTGTGCCGCGCCGCACCGGTTTCCTGCTGATTGATGCGTTGCTGGTAGGCAACTTCACGGTGTTCAGTAATGCGCTTAACCACCTGATTCTACCCGCTTCCCTGCTCGGCTTTCACTCGCTGGCTTACATCAGCCGCATGACGCGCAGCTTCATGCTGGCGCAGCTGTCGCAGGAGTTCATTCTGACGGCGCGGGTAAAAGGCCTTAGCGAGTGGCAAGTGATTTGGCAGCACGCATTCCGCAATATTCTGGTGCAGCTGCTGACGGTGGTGGCGCTGGCCTACGGCTCGCTGCTGGAAGGCGCGGTGCTAATTGAAACCGTCTTCTCGTGGCCCGGTTTTGGTTCTTATCTCACCGGCAGCCTGATGCTCGGCGATATGAATGCGGTGATGGGCTGCGTATTGGTAGTCGGCCTGATTTTCGTGCTGCTTAACCTGCTCTCTGACCTGCTTTATCAGGTGTTCGATCCGAGGACCAAAGTATGA
- a CDS encoding ABC transporter substrate-binding protein, giving the protein MNVVNRCRAWCAALLLLTCSPSLLAATPDDQLIVGMNMNNLLTLDPAAMTGNEVVGIVVNLYDGLVELDPQQLTNVRPALAERWEISPDNRQLTFHLRDNVTFHSGNALSSADVIWSMRRVLHLNLAQASVWKSYGFSKENVDQMISAPDARTVVIRLPKPNDPKLVLYSLAALGSMVVLDSKTVQAQAVNNDWGNRWLTTHEAGSGPFRLDVWQAKDVLRISRDPHYWRGAPKLQRVVFRHLQESQTLRLMMEKGDLDIASNMAIPDVKALRHDPDLSVDAVQKGTIYYLAMSMKDDHFANPQVREALRYLVDYQGINKTLMAGYGTLHQRPIQSGMPATLPDPGYKLDVPRAKALLAAAGYPNGFDTTVRVLADQPFLNVAIAIQSTLMQGGIRAKIITGTGNQIYGAMRDRQFNLLVGRGGSGVEPHPHSSLRALVYNPNNADSARLTNFQGWRTGFYDAQLNSMIDKALLERDAKQQQQDYFAIQQRYDQLIPALMPISQMTDSVVVNNRVQDYVPHPSATTFLRDVWKTPDSLAGGTQ; this is encoded by the coding sequence ATGAACGTAGTGAACCGATGCAGAGCGTGGTGCGCCGCGCTGCTGCTGCTCACCTGTAGCCCGTCGCTGCTGGCCGCCACGCCAGACGACCAGCTGATTGTGGGCATGAACATGAACAATCTCCTCACTCTCGATCCCGCAGCCATGACCGGCAACGAAGTGGTCGGCATTGTGGTCAATCTCTATGACGGTTTGGTTGAGTTAGATCCGCAACAGCTCACCAACGTGCGCCCGGCGCTGGCGGAACGTTGGGAGATCAGCCCCGACAATCGTCAGCTCACCTTCCACTTACGTGACAATGTCACCTTCCACTCCGGCAATGCGTTGAGCAGCGCCGATGTGATTTGGTCGATGCGCCGCGTGCTACACCTCAATCTGGCGCAGGCGTCGGTGTGGAAATCTTACGGCTTCAGCAAAGAGAACGTCGACCAGATGATCAGCGCGCCGGATGCGCGCACGGTAGTGATTCGCTTGCCTAAGCCTAACGATCCCAAACTGGTGCTCTATTCGCTGGCGGCGCTCGGCAGCATGGTGGTGCTTGACAGCAAAACCGTGCAGGCGCAGGCGGTAAATAACGATTGGGGCAATCGCTGGCTCACCACCCATGAAGCAGGGTCAGGACCGTTTCGTCTGGACGTATGGCAAGCCAAAGATGTGCTGCGCATCAGCCGCGATCCCCACTACTGGCGCGGTGCGCCCAAGCTGCAGCGCGTAGTGTTCCGTCATCTGCAGGAGTCGCAAACTCTGCGCCTGATGATGGAGAAAGGCGACCTTGATATCGCCAGCAACATGGCGATTCCCGATGTGAAGGCGTTGCGTCACGATCCCGACCTCTCCGTTGATGCCGTGCAAAAAGGCACGATTTATTACCTGGCGATGAGCATGAAGGACGATCACTTCGCCAATCCGCAGGTGCGCGAAGCGTTACGCTATCTGGTGGATTATCAGGGCATCAACAAAACGCTAATGGCCGGTTACGGCACGCTGCACCAGCGTCCGATTCAATCCGGCATGCCGGCGACGCTGCCCGATCCGGGTTACAAGCTCGATGTGCCGCGTGCCAAAGCGCTGCTGGCGGCTGCGGGTTATCCCAACGGTTTTGATACCACAGTGCGCGTGCTGGCCGATCAGCCGTTCCTCAATGTCGCCATCGCCATTCAATCCACGCTGATGCAGGGCGGCATTCGCGCCAAAATTATTACCGGCACCGGCAACCAGATTTATGGTGCGATGCGCGATCGCCAGTTCAATTTGCTGGTGGGACGCGGCGGCAGCGGCGTAGAGCCCCATCCGCACTCCAGCCTGCGCGCGCTGGTTTACAACCCCAACAATGCCGACAGCGCGCGTCTCACCAATTTTCAGGGCTGGCGCACTGGCTTTTATGATGCGCAGCTGAACAGCATGATCGACAAAGCGCTGCTGGAGCGCGATGCCAAACAGCAGCAGCAGGATTACTTTGCCATCCAGCAACGTTACGACCAGCTGATTCCGGCGCTGATGCCGATTTCGCAAATGACCGATTCGGTGGTGGTGAACAATCGGGTGCAGGATTACGTGCCGCACCCGTCGGCTACCACTTTCCTGCGCGACGTGTGGAAAACGCCAGATAGCCTGGCAGGAGGTACGCAATGA
- a CDS encoding mandelate racemase family protein: protein MNGGVTVKISAIDVTLFSYPTRRVSDSAGHSHPGAETDAQMALLTLTSEDGDCGYALAPAEVIRPHVVNAFFRKVLIGQNAFDRERLWQDLVHWQRGSAHQLTERALSAVEQALWDLIGRKLKQPVHKLLGGYREKIPAYGSTMCGDELDGGLSTPDEYAQFAEKLVARGYQAIKLHTWMPPVSFAPSPQMDIKACAAVREAVGPDIALMLDGYHWYSRSDALTIGKALEKLNFAWFEEPMEEESMASYAWLAENLSIDVLGPESLGGKHHSRADWVRAGACDILRAGANGVGGISATMKVASLAEAFGMDCEVHGNGAASIAVVGAIRNCRWYERGLLHPFLDYEQPPAYLNALVDPMDAEGFVHLPTRPGLGEDINFSWIETHTLNRW from the coding sequence ATGAACGGAGGAGTAACCGTGAAGATCAGTGCCATTGATGTGACCCTGTTTAGCTACCCAACCCGCCGCGTCTCGGACAGCGCCGGGCACTCGCATCCCGGCGCCGAGACCGATGCGCAAATGGCGCTGCTGACCCTGACCAGCGAGGATGGGGATTGCGGTTATGCCCTCGCACCGGCTGAGGTGATTCGTCCACACGTGGTAAACGCCTTCTTCCGCAAGGTGCTGATTGGGCAAAACGCCTTTGATCGTGAACGGCTGTGGCAGGATCTGGTGCACTGGCAGCGCGGTAGCGCCCACCAGCTCACCGAACGTGCGTTATCCGCCGTGGAACAGGCGCTATGGGATTTGATTGGTCGCAAGCTCAAACAGCCGGTGCACAAATTGCTTGGCGGCTATCGCGAGAAGATCCCGGCCTACGGCAGCACCATGTGTGGCGATGAGCTGGATGGCGGTTTATCGACGCCCGACGAATATGCCCAGTTTGCTGAAAAGCTGGTAGCGCGCGGTTATCAGGCCATCAAACTGCACACATGGATGCCACCCGTCTCGTTCGCCCCCAGCCCACAAATGGACATTAAAGCCTGCGCCGCGGTACGTGAAGCGGTCGGCCCGGACATCGCGCTGATGCTTGACGGCTATCACTGGTACAGCCGCAGTGATGCGCTCACCATTGGTAAAGCGCTGGAAAAACTCAACTTCGCCTGGTTCGAAGAACCGATGGAAGAGGAGAGCATGGCGTCTTATGCCTGGCTGGCGGAAAACCTCAGCATCGACGTACTGGGCCCGGAAAGCCTCGGCGGCAAACACCATAGCCGCGCCGATTGGGTGCGCGCCGGCGCCTGCGACATTCTGCGCGCCGGTGCCAATGGCGTCGGCGGTATTTCGGCCACCATGAAGGTCGCTAGCCTGGCCGAAGCCTTCGGCATGGATTGCGAAGTGCACGGCAATGGCGCGGCCAGCATCGCGGTGGTCGGTGCCATCCGCAACTGTCGCTGGTACGAGCGCGGCCTGTTGCACCCATTCCTCGATTATGAACAGCCGCCGGCCTATCTCAACGCGCTGGTCGATCCGATGGATGCCGAGGGTTTCGTGCATCTGCCCACGCGACCGGGACTCGGTGAGGACATCAATTTCTCGTGGATTGAGACACACACGCTAAATCGCTGGTAA
- a CDS encoding ABC transporter permease — MTISLDTPLASQTRERLARCRRTGARIGHFLWQMARNPLTAIGGGIIMLLLVVALFAPWIAPYHPLIQDLNNALTPPNAQHWFGTDEFGRDIFSRLVWGARITLYIVLLVSVTVGPLGLLLGVTAGYFGGKVDSVLMRVTDIFISFPSLVLALAFVAALGPGLEHVVIAITLTAWPPIARLARAEALSLRQADFVSAVRLQGASSLRILWKHIVPLCLPSVIIRITMNMAGIILTAAGLGFLGLGAQPPDPEWGAMIASGRTYMLECWWVVTVPGLAILINSLAFNFLGDGLRDILDPRSE, encoded by the coding sequence ATGACGATTTCTCTCGATACGCCGTTAGCCAGCCAGACGCGCGAACGGCTGGCGCGCTGTCGCCGCACCGGCGCGCGCATTGGCCATTTTCTCTGGCAAATGGCGCGCAACCCGTTAACCGCGATTGGCGGCGGGATTATCATGCTGCTGCTGGTGGTGGCGCTGTTTGCACCGTGGATTGCGCCCTATCACCCGCTGATTCAGGACCTCAACAATGCGCTGACGCCGCCGAATGCGCAGCACTGGTTTGGTACCGATGAGTTTGGTCGCGATATCTTCAGTCGCCTCGTCTGGGGCGCGCGCATCACGCTGTATATCGTGCTGCTGGTGTCAGTCACCGTTGGCCCGCTGGGCCTGCTGCTCGGCGTCACCGCCGGTTATTTCGGCGGCAAAGTTGATAGCGTGTTGATGCGCGTCACCGACATCTTCATCTCCTTCCCGAGTCTGGTGCTGGCGCTGGCGTTTGTCGCCGCGCTCGGTCCGGGACTGGAGCATGTGGTGATTGCCATCACGCTCACCGCCTGGCCGCCGATTGCCCGTCTGGCGCGTGCTGAAGCGCTGTCGCTGCGCCAGGCCGATTTTGTTTCGGCGGTGCGCTTACAGGGTGCCTCTTCACTGCGCATTTTGTGGAAACACATCGTGCCGCTGTGCCTGCCGTCGGTGATCATCCGCATCACCATGAATATGGCCGGCATCATTCTCACTGCCGCCGGACTGGGTTTTCTCGGATTGGGCGCGCAGCCGCCGGATCCTGAATGGGGCGCGATGATCGCCAGCGGTCGTACCTATATGCTCGAGTGTTGGTGGGTGGTGACAGTGCCGGGTCTGGCAATTCTGATCAACAGCTTAGCGTTCAACTTCTTAGGAGATGGCTTACGTGACATCCTCGATCCCCGCAGCGAATAG
- a CDS encoding RpiB/LacA/LacB family sugar-phosphate isomerase produces the protein MKIALMMENSQAAKNATVLKELQSVAQPLGHQVFNVGMSDEQDHHLTYIHLGIMANVLLNSQAVDFVVAGCGTGQGALMSLNLHPGVVCGYCIDPADAYLFAQINNGNALSLPFAKGFGWGAELNLRFIFEKAFTGEKGHGYPPERKEPQVRNAGLLNQVKAALLKENYLDSLRAIDPELVKTALSGPRLQHALFEHGQSEEIARFVRELTQ, from the coding sequence ATGAAAATCGCTTTGATGATGGAAAACAGCCAGGCTGCGAAGAACGCAACGGTGTTGAAAGAGCTTCAGTCCGTGGCGCAACCGCTCGGACATCAGGTGTTTAACGTCGGTATGAGCGACGAGCAAGATCATCATCTGACCTACATTCACCTCGGCATCATGGCCAACGTGCTGCTGAACAGCCAAGCCGTGGATTTCGTGGTGGCCGGCTGCGGCACCGGACAGGGCGCCTTGATGTCGCTTAACCTGCATCCGGGCGTGGTGTGCGGTTACTGCATCGATCCCGCCGATGCCTACCTGTTTGCGCAAATCAATAACGGCAATGCGCTGTCGCTGCCGTTCGCCAAAGGCTTCGGCTGGGGCGCGGAATTGAACCTGCGCTTTATCTTCGAAAAAGCCTTCACCGGCGAGAAAGGGCACGGCTATCCGCCAGAGCGTAAAGAGCCGCAGGTGCGCAATGCCGGACTGCTTAATCAGGTGAAAGCGGCATTGCTGAAAGAGAACTACCTCGATTCACTGCGCGCCATCGACCCTGAACTGGTGAAAACCGCGTTGAGCGGCCCACGTCTGCAGCATGCACTGTTTGAGCATGGTCAGAGTGAGGAAATTGCACGCTTTGTGCGTGAACTGACGCAGTAA
- a CDS encoding ABC transporter ATP-binding protein: MIRVSNLNLSFGEEERCNQVLFDVNLSIRQGEIFGLVGESGSGKTTVLKCLAGLFTHWQGELAIDGVALEHRIARERCRSVQMVFQDPYGSLHPRHTIGDILEEPLQIHGIGQRQQRVIAMLEKVGLNRAWQTRYPHQLSGGQRQRVAIARALILEPRVLLLDEPTSALDVSVQAEILNLLSDLQQQEKLTYLMVTHDLGVVAHLCHRVAVMQHGKVLETLDVDALVNNRAQVAYTQMLVDASRQDNGVLA; encoded by the coding sequence ATGATCCGCGTCAGTAATCTCAACCTCAGTTTTGGCGAGGAGGAGCGCTGTAATCAGGTACTGTTTGACGTCAATTTATCGATTCGCCAGGGCGAGATTTTTGGCCTGGTCGGCGAGTCGGGATCGGGCAAAACCACGGTGCTGAAATGCCTGGCCGGGCTGTTTACCCACTGGCAGGGCGAGCTGGCGATTGACGGCGTCGCGCTGGAGCATCGTATCGCCCGCGAGCGTTGCCGCAGCGTGCAGATGGTGTTTCAGGATCCTTACGGATCGCTCCATCCGCGCCACACTATCGGCGATATTCTTGAGGAGCCGCTGCAGATTCACGGTATCGGACAGCGCCAGCAACGGGTGATCGCGATGCTGGAAAAAGTGGGCCTCAATCGCGCGTGGCAAACGCGCTATCCGCATCAGCTCTCCGGCGGTCAGCGACAGCGCGTCGCCATTGCTCGTGCGCTGATCCTTGAGCCGCGCGTATTGCTGCTGGATGAACCGACGTCGGCGCTGGATGTATCGGTGCAGGCGGAGATCCTCAACCTGCTCAGCGACTTGCAGCAGCAGGAGAAGCTGACCTATTTGATGGTCACGCACGATCTCGGCGTGGTGGCGCATCTGTGCCATCGCGTGGCGGTCATGCAGCATGGCAAAGTGCTGGAGACACTGGATGTCGATGCGCTGGTAAACAACCGCGCGCAAGTGGCCTATACGCAGATGCTGGTCGATGCGAGCCGGCAGGATAATGGGGTTTTGGCGTAG
- a CDS encoding cupin domain-containing protein: MFIYKNTTQLEDLGNGVTRRVLAHGGSMMAVEVTFAQDAVGPLHHHPHEQLTYVLSGRFAFTIDGKTQEVGAGDTLYKAPNIVHGCVCLEAGVLLDTFTPQREDFLAAP, encoded by the coding sequence ATGTTTATCTATAAAAACACCACGCAGTTAGAGGATCTCGGCAACGGCGTCACCCGCAGGGTGCTGGCGCACGGCGGCAGTATGATGGCGGTGGAAGTGACCTTTGCGCAGGATGCCGTTGGTCCGCTGCATCATCATCCGCATGAGCAGCTTACCTACGTGTTGTCGGGACGTTTTGCCTTTACCATTGATGGTAAGACACAGGAGGTCGGCGCGGGGGATACGCTGTATAAAGCGCCCAATATTGTCCACGGCTGCGTCTGTCTGGAGGCCGGCGTGCTGCTGGATACCTTTACGCCCCAGCGCGAGGATTTTCTGGCGGCACCGTAA
- a CDS encoding ABC transporter ATP-binding protein produces MTSSIPAANSAAPLLDVQDLQVNFVNGRLVTPAVRGISFQLGKEKLAIVGESGSGKSTVGRALLQLHPRSAQVTAQRMQFGEIDLLRATPAQMRAIRGKRISMIMQDPKYSLNPVVRVGEQIAEAWRSHHPGQREVARQRAMEMLEVVQVRDPGRIYQCYPHEISGGQGQRVMIAMMLITDPELLIADEPTSALDVSVRLQVLALLDDLVKQRGLGLIFISHDINLVRRFCDRVLVMYAGRVVESLAASELDRAQHPYTQGLLAALPDMDQRRARLPVLQRQASWLQP; encoded by the coding sequence GTGACATCCTCGATCCCCGCAGCGAATAGCGCTGCACCGTTGCTCGACGTACAGGATTTACAGGTAAATTTCGTCAATGGTCGCCTCGTCACACCCGCGGTGCGCGGCATCTCCTTCCAGTTAGGCAAAGAGAAACTGGCGATTGTCGGCGAATCCGGCTCCGGCAAATCCACCGTAGGTCGTGCGCTACTGCAACTGCATCCGCGCAGCGCACAAGTCACCGCACAGCGTATGCAGTTTGGCGAGATTGATCTGCTGCGCGCCACGCCCGCGCAGATGCGCGCCATTCGCGGTAAACGCATTTCAATGATTATGCAGGATCCGAAATACTCGCTAAATCCGGTGGTGCGGGTTGGTGAGCAGATAGCCGAAGCCTGGCGCAGCCATCATCCTGGACAGCGCGAAGTGGCGCGTCAGCGAGCGATGGAGATGCTTGAGGTGGTGCAGGTGCGCGATCCCGGGCGTATTTATCAGTGTTATCCGCACGAAATTTCTGGCGGTCAGGGCCAGCGCGTGATGATCGCCATGATGCTGATTACCGATCCCGAATTGCTGATTGCCGATGAACCCACCTCGGCGCTGGACGTTTCAGTGCGCCTGCAGGTGCTGGCGCTGCTGGATGATTTGGTGAAACAGCGCGGGCTGGGGCTGATCTTTATCAGCCACGACATCAATCTGGTGCGGCGCTTCTGCGATCGCGTGCTGGTGATGTATGCCGGGCGCGTGGTGGAATCGCTGGCCGCCAGCGAGCTCGATCGCGCACAGCATCCCTATACGCAAGGCTTACTGGCCGCGCTGCCGGATATGGATCAGCGTCGCGCACGGCTGCCGGTGCTGCAACGTCAGGCCAGCTGGCTGCAACCTTAA
- a CDS encoding protein-disulfide reductase DsbD family protein: MSIFIRSLLLLLASCAITAQAADTGWLRNAQNSHAEVRLRSASHNNDQQLLLDIRLQPGWKTYWRTPGEGGVAPEIRWQTPEVNAQWFWPAPARFDVSGLTTQGYKGDITLPITLAKLSSQRLAGTLTLSTCSDVCILTDFPFSLDLTQPADADFPRDFAEAMGKIPAASGLTDQLAASFINGELQIRAERQGGWQKPELFFDYPPGSMLAAPHISVNGDTLSARVAVTDEWGEAAPDLRGKTLSLVVADAGIAQQSSLTIGAETLVSGEAAQTIWSVLLLALLGGLILNLMPCVLPVLAIKLSSLVQQQGQTQRQTRKQFLASSAGIIFSFLLLALLMTGLRLSGQALGWGIQFQSSGFLLVMVLVMFLFSASLFDLLHFRLPSGLNTKLATQGGEGLLGHFGQGAFATLLATPCSAPFLGTAVAFALTAPLPQLWLLFVALGVGMSLPWLLVAALPGMARCLPRPGRWMVHLRTVLGLLMLLATFWLVTLLVPHWGSTVALVLAVALLLVLCGWLIKRRALQQAGLVFITLTLAGALLLMTRIEPDEDALHWQPLTEAAIHQALEQDKRVFVDVTADWCITCKVNKSRVLNQPDVRAALKADDVVLLRGDWTQPDPAIGEFLRRRDRVAIPFNQIYGPALPQGQILSPLLSREAVISTLSEAKK, translated from the coding sequence ATGTCTATATTTATCAGGAGCCTGCTGCTCCTGCTGGCGAGCTGTGCGATCACCGCGCAGGCGGCAGATACTGGCTGGCTGCGCAATGCGCAAAACAGTCACGCGGAAGTGCGTCTACGTAGCGCCAGCCACAATAATGATCAGCAACTGCTGCTGGATATCCGCTTGCAACCTGGCTGGAAAACCTACTGGCGCACGCCGGGTGAAGGCGGCGTAGCACCGGAAATTCGTTGGCAAACGCCAGAGGTTAATGCGCAATGGTTTTGGCCAGCGCCCGCGCGTTTTGACGTCAGCGGTTTGACCACGCAAGGCTACAAAGGCGATATCACGCTGCCTATCACACTGGCAAAACTGTCGAGCCAGCGGCTGGCAGGTACGCTGACGCTCTCGACCTGTAGCGACGTCTGCATTCTTACCGACTTCCCGTTCAGCCTCGACCTGACGCAGCCCGCTGACGCCGATTTTCCGCGCGATTTCGCCGAGGCGATGGGAAAAATTCCGGCGGCAAGCGGCTTAACCGATCAACTCGCCGCCAGCTTCATCAACGGTGAGCTGCAAATTCGTGCCGAGCGTCAGGGTGGCTGGCAAAAGCCGGAGCTGTTCTTCGACTATCCGCCCGGCAGCATGCTGGCGGCACCGCACATCAGTGTTAATGGCGACACGCTCAGCGCGCGCGTGGCGGTAACCGATGAGTGGGGTGAAGCGGCACCGGATCTGCGCGGCAAAACGCTGTCGCTGGTGGTGGCCGATGCGGGCATCGCGCAGCAAAGTTCGTTAACCATCGGCGCGGAAACGCTGGTGTCGGGCGAGGCAGCGCAGACCATCTGGTCCGTGCTGCTGCTGGCGCTGCTGGGCGGTTTAATCCTCAATCTGATGCCCTGCGTGTTGCCGGTGCTGGCGATCAAGCTCAGCAGTTTGGTGCAGCAGCAGGGGCAAACCCAGCGTCAAACGCGCAAGCAGTTCCTTGCTTCCAGCGCCGGCATTATCTTCTCCTTCCTGCTGCTGGCGCTGCTGATGACGGGGCTGCGACTTAGCGGGCAGGCGCTGGGCTGGGGCATCCAGTTCCAGAGTAGCGGTTTCCTGCTGGTGATGGTGCTGGTGATGTTCCTGTTCAGCGCCAGCCTGTTTGATCTGCTGCACTTCCGCTTGCCGTCGGGCCTGAATACTAAACTGGCGACCCAGGGCGGTGAGGGTCTGCTCGGGCACTTCGGACAGGGCGCGTTTGCCACCTTGCTGGCCACGCCGTGCAGCGCACCGTTCCTTGGTACCGCCGTGGCCTTCGCGCTGACGGCGCCGCTGCCGCAGCTGTGGCTGCTGTTTGTCGCGCTGGGTGTGGGCATGAGCCTGCCGTGGCTGCTGGTTGCGGCGTTGCCGGGTATGGCGCGTTGCTTGCCGCGTCCCGGCCGCTGGATGGTGCATCTACGCACTGTGCTCGGTTTGTTGATGCTGCTTGCCACCTTCTGGCTGGTGACGCTGCTGGTACCGCATTGGGGCAGCACGGTTGCGCTAGTGCTGGCGGTGGCGCTGCTGCTGGTGCTGTGTGGCTGGCTGATTAAACGCCGTGCGCTGCAACAGGCGGGCCTGGTGTTTATCACGCTGACGCTGGCCGGTGCGTTATTGCTTATGACGCGCATCGAGCCGGATGAGGATGCGCTGCACTGGCAGCCGCTGACCGAAGCCGCCATCCATCAGGCGCTCGAGCAGGACAAACGGGTGTTTGTTGATGTCACCGCAGACTGGTGCATTACCTGCAAAGTGAATAAATCCCGCGTGCTTAACCAGCCGGATGTGCGTGCTGCGCTGAAGGCTGATGATGTGGTGCTGCTGCGCGGCGACTGGACGCAACCCGATCCCGCTATCGGTGAGTTCCTGCGTCGCCGCGATCGTGTAGCGATTCCTTTTAACCAAATTTATGGCCCGGCACTGCCGCAAGGCCAGATTTTGTCACCGCTGCTGAGTCGTGAAGCGGTGATCTCCACTCTCTCTGAGGCGAAAAAATAA
- a CDS encoding DsbA family protein — protein MKKSLLLPLMFLAMPAFAAAPFTPEQEARIKELIRETLVQNPAILAEAADAFDKEAAQQQQNVVAQMVKKNHDVLFNDAGSPRIGAEKPALTLVYFTDYNCVFCKKFEADIEKLMKAYPQVAVVIKPLPYRAETSLTSARLALTVWEQQPKNFLKLHERLMAKKGNHDEASIDAALEKTGITLKQPSKASLDTINSNLTLAQQLGVQGTPATLVGDQMISGAVPYEQLEAAVKGALQAKQ, from the coding sequence ATGAAGAAATCCCTGTTACTGCCATTGATGTTCCTTGCCATGCCTGCATTTGCGGCTGCGCCATTTACTCCCGAGCAGGAAGCGCGCATTAAGGAGCTGATTCGTGAAACATTAGTGCAGAACCCAGCGATTCTGGCGGAAGCGGCTGATGCATTCGATAAAGAAGCGGCACAGCAGCAGCAAAATGTGGTCGCGCAGATGGTGAAGAAAAACCACGATGTGCTGTTCAACGATGCCGGTTCACCGCGCATCGGTGCTGAGAAGCCCGCGCTGACGCTGGTTTACTTCACCGATTACAACTGCGTGTTCTGTAAAAAGTTTGAAGCAGACATAGAAAAGCTGATGAAAGCCTATCCACAGGTGGCGGTGGTGATTAAGCCGCTGCCGTATCGCGCGGAAACCTCGCTGACCTCGGCACGTCTGGCGCTTACCGTCTGGGAGCAGCAGCCCAAGAACTTCCTCAAGCTGCATGAGCGTTTAATGGCGAAGAAGGGCAATCACGATGAAGCCAGTATTGACGCGGCGCTAGAGAAAACTGGCATTACGCTGAAACAGCCAAGCAAAGCCAGCCTCGATACCATCAACAGTAATCTGACGCTGGCGCAGCAGTTGGGGGTGCAGGGCACGCCAGCCACGCTGGTGGGCGACCAGATGATCAGCGGTGCGGTGCCGTATGAACAGCTGGAAGCCGCAGTGAAAGGCGCGCTGCAGGCGAAGCAATGA
- a CDS encoding protein disulfide oxidoreductase — MSRVKRGLREALFLVLIVAAALWGMDWLRAPQLPADLAQQPLTALQGEVNLAELSQHQPLLVYVWATWCGVCKLTTPTVASLSQQGVKVVSVALRSGNDARVATWLEKKGLQGVAINDESGAIGQRWDINATPTFIVLHQGKVISTSSGWTSGWGLKLRLWWAAR; from the coding sequence ATGAGTCGCGTGAAGCGCGGGTTACGTGAGGCGCTTTTTCTGGTGCTGATTGTCGCTGCGGCGCTGTGGGGCATGGATTGGCTGCGCGCTCCGCAGCTGCCCGCTGATTTGGCGCAACAGCCGCTAACCGCGCTGCAGGGCGAGGTTAATCTTGCCGAACTCAGTCAACATCAGCCGCTGCTGGTCTACGTGTGGGCCACGTGGTGCGGCGTATGCAAGCTCACCACACCCACCGTGGCATCATTAAGCCAGCAAGGCGTAAAAGTGGTGAGCGTGGCGCTGCGTTCCGGCAATGATGCGCGGGTTGCGACCTGGCTGGAGAAGAAAGGGCTGCAAGGTGTGGCGATCAATGATGAAAGCGGGGCGATCGGCCAGCGCTGGGATATCAACGCTACGCCGACCTTTATCGTACTGCACCAGGGTAAAGTCATCAGCACCAGCAGCGGCTGGACCAGCGGGTGGGGCCTCAAGCTGCGCTTGTGGTGGGCCGCCCGCTGA